In Lycium ferocissimum isolate CSIRO_LF1 chromosome 11, AGI_CSIRO_Lferr_CH_V1, whole genome shotgun sequence, a single genomic region encodes these proteins:
- the LOC132037667 gene encoding uncharacterized protein LOC132037667 — protein MLASHLNKIVDEVGEVQMITDNGSNFVNAGKRMLETRPHMYWTPCAAHCIDLMLEDISKLKIHQKTLKKAKDVVKFIYGHTRVLDLMRSFTKNHELLRPAVTRFATAYLTLQSIQKQKQALRSMFSSEAWNTSTWAKKHEGVKTRATVLFDQNFWPHIAYCVRSVTPLVSVLREVDSEEKPCMGYMYHLMTKAKENIAFNCGNNEKKYGPVWRRIDERWMSQLYRPLHAVGYYLNLQLRFENKFSDEFEIKEGLHNCIERMLDYDERLKVDIQLDCYDHLRGDFGSQLAMDSRKMRSPADWWMRFGGRTPELTKFAIRVLSLTCSSSGCERNWSTFESIHTKKINRLEHCRINALVYVRYNTRLRERSIKRKMHKIDPILVDEVDSDDEWITEREEEPVLPEEPLWLDEENLFDVDVIKMVSCTPYEDELIHDTTIDVGSTQNTSESGPFNKKQKVAEISANFATSFSVP, from the exons ATGCTTGCATCGCATTTGAATAAAATTGTAGATGAAGTTGGGGAGGTCCAAATGATAACTGATAATGGTTCAAATTTTGTCAATGCTGGAAAAAGGATGTTGGAAACTCGACCTCATATGTATTGGACCCCATGTGCAGCACACTGCATCGATCTCATGTTAGAGGATATAAGTAAGTTGAAAATTCATCAAAAGACACTCAAAAAAGCAAAAGATGTGGTAAAGTTCATTTATGGGCATACTAGGGTGTTGGATTTGATGAGATCTTTCAcgaagaatcatgaacttcttcGTCCTGCTGTTACTCGTTTTGCTACTGCATATCTGACTCTTCAAAGTATTCAGAAACAAAAACAAGCTCTTCGATCTATGTTCTCTTCCGAAGCTTGGAATACTTCTACATGGGCTAAGAAACACGAAGGAGTGAAAACAAGAGCTACAGTTCTATTTGATCAAAACTTTTGGCCTCACATTGCTTACTGTGTGAGGAGTGTTACTCCTTTAGTGAGTGTTCTACGGGAAGTTGATTCAGAAGAGAAGCCTTGTATGGGATATATGTATCATTTGATGACTAAGGCTAAGGAAAATATAGCTTTCAATTGTGGTAATAACGAAAAAAAGTATGGTCCTGTTTGGAGAAGAATAGATGAAAGATGGATGAGCCAACTTTATCGTCCATTACATGCTGTGGGGTATTATTTGAACCTGCAATTGcgatttgaaaataaattctcTGATGAATTTGAAATCAAAGAAGGTTTACATAATTGCATAGAAAGGATGTTAGATTATGATGAGAGATTAAAAGTGGATATCCAGTTAGATTGTTACGATCACTTGAGAGGCGATTTTGGGAGCCAGTTAGCCATGGATTCAAGAAAGATGCGATCTCCTGCTGATTGGTGGATGCGCTTTGGAGGTCGAACTCCAGAGTTGACAAAATTTGCTATTCGCGTCTTAAGTCTGACTTGTAGCTCCTCGGGCTGTGAAAGAAATTGGAGTACCTTTGAGTCG ATTCAtacgaaaaaaataaataggcTTGAGCATTGCAGGATAAATGCTTTAGTTTATGTAAGATATAATACAAGATTAAGAGAGCGGAGCATCAAAAGAAAAATGCACAAGATTGATCCTATTTTGGTTGATGAAGTTGATTCGGATGATGAATGGATTactgaaagagaagaagaaccTGTACTTCCTGAAGAACCTTTGTGGCTTGACGAGGAGAACTTATTTGATGTCGATGTTATTAAAATGGTGTCATGTACTCCGTATGAGgatgagcttattcatgatacTACAATTGATGTCGGTAGTACACAAAATACAAGTGAATCTGGTCCTTTTAACAAAAAGCAGAAAGTAGCTGAAATTTCAGCTAACTTTGCCACATCTTTCTCAGTACCTTGA